From the Acetobacter aceti genome, one window contains:
- a CDS encoding globin-coupled sensor protein produces MISSHTVSSHTVLDIDKRLRFLGLGKAELDQLEGLVGIISQTLPQALNDFYLKISQTPEVSHFFTSDEQKANASSKQYEHWKKIVSGRFGDDYFQDVRRIGITHARIGLEPRWYIAGNSLIIEHIVEAIVRESWPKVVKSGFGRKPQIVGDKEKLIKDLGLLIKATMLDMELAVTSALNELASQRKMAEQEQEEALEMLAIALERVAEGNLVQSVDEKLKKKSPRLGSAFEKLLNGLGGLISSVRETAEKVESDGRAVGEASRNVEQQMNVQVTGLDTIVHTIEDVTVSVKEVADQTVHADTAVQECCKEAGRGQEIVSDASVAIMKISDSSGQISQIIGMIDELALQTNLLALNAGVEAARAGDAGKGFAVVAQEVRALAGRSADAAKQIKTLVSMSVRDVEVGVKLAGSAGSVISNTRKSVQSVGDLIGQIAEASATQAARVDEINRNTLRLAQDTKRSAAVLHNTIKIGQELEVSSSRLLQLVTNFKVRKSTPKYTSALSDARWG; encoded by the coding sequence ATGATCAGCAGTCATACAGTCAGCAGCCATACAGTTCTTGATATCGACAAAAGGCTTCGCTTTCTCGGCCTTGGAAAAGCAGAACTTGATCAGTTGGAGGGGTTGGTCGGGATTATTTCCCAGACACTCCCTCAAGCTTTAAATGATTTTTATCTTAAGATCAGTCAAACGCCTGAAGTCTCTCATTTTTTTACAAGTGATGAGCAGAAAGCCAATGCCAGTTCGAAGCAGTATGAACACTGGAAAAAAATCGTCAGCGGACGGTTCGGCGATGATTATTTTCAGGATGTAAGGCGCATAGGAATTACGCACGCGCGTATCGGCCTTGAGCCCAGATGGTATATTGCCGGAAACTCTCTGATTATCGAGCATATCGTTGAAGCGATCGTCCGCGAGAGCTGGCCGAAAGTCGTTAAAAGCGGATTTGGCCGCAAGCCGCAGATTGTGGGCGATAAGGAAAAGCTGATTAAAGACCTTGGGTTGTTGATCAAGGCGACGATGCTGGACATGGAACTGGCGGTGACATCAGCCCTCAATGAACTGGCCAGCCAGAGAAAAATGGCGGAACAGGAGCAGGAAGAGGCTCTTGAAATGCTGGCGATTGCTCTCGAAAGAGTGGCAGAGGGCAATCTCGTTCAGTCAGTGGACGAAAAGCTGAAGAAAAAATCTCCACGACTGGGAAGCGCTTTCGAAAAACTGCTCAACGGCCTTGGCGGGCTGATTTCGTCCGTGCGGGAAACGGCGGAGAAAGTGGAATCTGATGGACGGGCTGTTGGTGAGGCCAGCCGGAATGTTGAGCAACAGATGAACGTGCAGGTCACGGGCCTTGATACAATTGTACACACAATCGAGGATGTGACGGTGTCGGTCAAGGAAGTGGCTGACCAGACTGTTCATGCGGATACTGCTGTTCAGGAGTGCTGCAAGGAAGCTGGGAGAGGCCAGGAAATTGTATCGGATGCTTCGGTCGCAATTATGAAAATTTCCGACTCATCCGGTCAGATCAGCCAGATTATTGGAATGATCGATGAGCTCGCCCTGCAGACCAATCTGCTGGCCTTGAATGCAGGAGTGGAAGCGGCTCGCGCCGGGGATGCGGGCAAAGGGTTTGCCGTCGTCGCTCAGGAGGTGCGCGCTCTGGCCGGTCGCTCCGCCGATGCTGCCAAACAGATCAAAACGCTCGTCTCCATGAGTGTGCGCGATGTCGAAGTCGGTGTGAAACTGGCGGGTTCTGCCGGAAGCGTTATCAGCAACACAAGAAAATCTGTCCAAAGTGTCGGTGATCTGATCGGCCAGATCGCAGAAGCTTCAGCCACACAGGCCGCTCGTGTTGATGAAATCAACAGGAACACCCTGCGGCTTGCCCAGGACACAAAACGAAGCGCTGCGGTCTTGCATAATACGATTAAAATAGGACAGGAACTCGAAGTGAGCTCATCCCGGCTGCTGCAACTGGTCACGAACTTCAAGGTGCGTAAATCCACACCAAAATACACGTCAGCCCTTTCTGACGCCAGGTGGGGTTAA
- the fumC gene encoding class II fumarate hydratase, giving the protein MTDTYTLHDTPVGIKATGTRIETDSMGRIEVPAHHYWGAQTQRSLVHFSIGRDIMPIELCRAYGIVKKAAALVNLADGRLPQWKADAIVRAADEVTEGKLDSEFPLFVWQTGSGTQTNMNANEVIANRAIQLLGGDIGSKKPVHPNDDVNMGQSSNDSFPTTMHVVTLLEIENTLVPRIKALIAAIRSKSDQWMDVVKIGRTHLQDAVPLTVGQEWSGWAQQLEDALDAVQASIPGLAQLAAGGTAVGTGLNAPAGFSKAIASKIAELTGKPFVTAPNKFAALGGLDAMVRASAGLRGIAVALMKIANDMRWLGSGPRCGLGELHLPENEPGSSIMPGKVNPTQCEAMVMIATQVLGNDTAVAFAGAQGNLELNVMRPVIVANVLHAIRIMADGCHNFRIFSVEGTTLDEKNLQKYIEDSVMLVTALSPAVGYDKAAAIAHRAMEKDETLREAALASGVDEETFNKYVDPRKMVGKGLAGA; this is encoded by the coding sequence ATGACTGATACATATACGTTGCATGACACCCCAGTCGGGATCAAAGCAACCGGCACTCGCATAGAAACCGATTCAATGGGCAGGATAGAGGTTCCCGCACACCATTACTGGGGCGCCCAGACCCAGCGAAGTCTTGTTCACTTCTCAATCGGCAGGGATATCATGCCGATTGAGCTTTGCCGGGCTTATGGAATCGTCAAGAAAGCTGCTGCGCTCGTCAACCTTGCTGACGGCAGACTGCCTCAGTGGAAAGCTGACGCAATTGTTAGGGCTGCTGACGAAGTCACTGAAGGCAAACTCGACAGCGAATTCCCTCTTTTCGTCTGGCAGACCGGGTCCGGCACCCAGACCAACATGAACGCCAACGAGGTCATCGCGAACCGTGCGATCCAGCTTCTGGGCGGAGATATCGGTTCAAAAAAGCCTGTACACCCCAACGATGACGTGAATATGGGGCAGTCGAGCAATGACTCCTTTCCCACGACCATGCACGTTGTGACGCTGCTGGAAATCGAGAACACCCTTGTTCCTCGCATCAAGGCGCTGATCGCGGCCATCCGGAGCAAATCCGACCAATGGATGGATGTTGTCAAAATTGGTCGTACCCATCTTCAGGATGCTGTGCCGCTCACTGTCGGGCAGGAATGGTCCGGCTGGGCCCAGCAGCTTGAAGACGCTCTCGATGCCGTGCAGGCCTCCATTCCGGGACTGGCGCAGCTCGCCGCCGGTGGGACTGCCGTTGGCACGGGACTGAATGCACCCGCGGGATTCAGCAAGGCTATTGCCTCGAAAATAGCCGAACTGACCGGCAAGCCTTTTGTCACCGCTCCCAATAAATTTGCCGCGTTGGGCGGTCTGGATGCCATGGTGAGAGCCTCAGCCGGTCTTCGAGGCATTGCTGTCGCGCTGATGAAGATAGCCAATGACATGCGCTGGCTGGGTTCCGGCCCACGCTGCGGACTGGGAGAGCTGCATCTTCCGGAAAACGAACCCGGTTCTTCCATCATGCCCGGCAAGGTAAACCCCACCCAATGCGAAGCAATGGTGATGATTGCGACGCAGGTGCTGGGAAATGATACCGCCGTGGCCTTTGCCGGAGCGCAGGGTAATCTCGAACTCAATGTCATGAGACCGGTCATTGTAGCGAATGTCCTGCACGCCATCCGGATTATGGCGGACGGATGTCACAACTTCCGTATTTTCTCCGTCGAAGGCACCACGCTCGACGAAAAGAATCTTCAGAAATACATCGAAGACTCAGTCATGCTCGTAACAGCCCTGAGTCCCGCTGTGGGCTACGATAAAGCCGCAGCAATAGCTCATAGAGCCATGGAGAAAGACGAAACGCTACGTGAAGCCGCGCTGGCATCCGGAGTGGATGAAGAGACCTTCAATAAATATGTCGATCCGAGAAAAATGGTGGGGAAAGGGCTTGCGGGAGCCTGA
- a CDS encoding IS5 family transposase (programmed frameshift) yields MERFVLTDAQWAQIEPHCLGKLTDPGRSGRNNRLFMEAVLWIVRTGSPWRDLPAVFGNWSTAFRRFSDWRNTDVFKRIFDALSGDPDMEYVMVDATIVKVHRHGQGAKGGPQSQAIGRSKGGMTTKILALTDALGNLVRFRLMPGQRFDSVDVPPLIDGLEFDAFIADKAFDSNSIIADLDERGATVVISQHPRRSKPLPLDREIYKWRHLIENFFCKLKEFKRIAMRADKTDKSFSAMIYLVAAIIHSR; encoded by the exons ATGGAACGTTTTGTGCTGACGGACGCCCAATGGGCGCAGATTGAACCTCACTGTCTTGGCAAATTGACAGATCCAGGACGGAGTGGTCGAAACAACCGCCTTTTTATGGAAGCAGTGCTGTGGATTGTACGAACAGGTAGTCCCTGGCGTGACCTTCCTGCCGTATTTGGCAATTGGAGCACGGCCTTCCGTCGCTTCAGCGACTGGCGGAACACTGATGTCTTCAAAAGGATTTTCGATGCCCTGTCTGGCGATCCGGACATGGAGTATGTCATGGTCGATGCAACGATCGTGAAAGTTCACCGTCATGGTCAGGGCGCAAAAGGGGGAC CTCAGAGCCAGGCCATAGGGCGCTCGAAAGGCGGCATGACGACGAAGATTCTCGCGCTGACGGATGCTCTGGGCAATCTGGTGCGCTTTCGCCTGATGCCCGGCCAACGCTTTGACAGCGTGGACGTGCCACCGTTGATTGACGGTCTCGAATTCGACGCTTTCATCGCAGACAAGGCATTCGACAGCAACAGCATCATTGCCGATCTTGATGAAAGGGGCGCCACGGTTGTCATTTCCCAGCATCCGAGGCGCTCAAAGCCACTGCCGCTGGATCGCGAAATATACAAATGGCGTCATCTGATCGAGAACTTCTTCTGTAAACTCAAGGAATTTAAACGTATCGCGATGCGGGCCGACAAAACAGACAAAAGCTTCAGCGCCATGATCTATCTCGTCGCAGCTATCATTCATTCACGATGA
- the rsmI gene encoding 16S rRNA (cytidine(1402)-2'-O)-methyltransferase, which translates to MSDSSSASSYERLPVGPQAEGYPDDASSHSEGMPPRHARSDEDADKAESLPSRKGGLLTLVATPIGNLGDLSPRAVQAMRSADLVLCEDTRVTARLFTEHNISTHAEPLHEHNERHRVPGLIDRLLDGQQIALVSDAGMPLLSDPGYRLVRAAIEANINITAVPGPNAALTGLVLSGLPPHPFLFVGFAPPRSAARKESFAVLHAAERAGLKATLIWHEAPHRLAEMLIDLGEIFGEDRPAVVARELTKRFEEAKRGTLGTLASFYAETAARGEITVLVGPFDDTDQAIDTLDKQLETALASQSVKDAAALVAKANGLPKKTVYARALELMALQHKGGN; encoded by the coding sequence ATGTCCGATTCATCGTCCGCCTCTTCATATGAACGGTTGCCTGTCGGGCCACAGGCGGAGGGTTACCCTGATGATGCCTCCTCCCATAGCGAAGGAATGCCGCCACGTCATGCCCGGTCTGATGAAGATGCCGATAAAGCTGAATCATTACCGTCTCGCAAAGGCGGCCTTCTGACCCTTGTCGCCACACCGATCGGCAATCTTGGCGACCTTTCTCCTCGCGCCGTTCAGGCCATGCGTTCAGCGGATCTGGTGCTTTGCGAAGATACGCGCGTGACAGCTCGCCTGTTCACGGAACACAACATCAGCACCCACGCTGAACCCCTGCATGAACATAACGAACGCCACAGGGTTCCGGGACTGATAGACCGTCTTCTGGACGGACAGCAGATCGCTCTCGTTTCTGATGCAGGAATGCCACTCCTCTCAGATCCGGGATATCGGCTCGTGCGTGCGGCGATAGAAGCGAACATCAACATCACCGCAGTTCCAGGGCCGAATGCCGCCCTGACAGGACTCGTTCTCTCAGGTCTACCGCCTCACCCTTTTCTTTTTGTGGGTTTCGCACCGCCACGGAGCGCCGCCCGGAAAGAAAGCTTCGCCGTTCTGCATGCCGCCGAAAGAGCGGGGCTGAAAGCCACGTTGATATGGCATGAAGCGCCGCATCGTCTGGCTGAGATGCTGATTGATCTGGGAGAAATCTTCGGAGAAGACCGACCTGCTGTGGTCGCCCGCGAACTCACGAAACGCTTTGAAGAAGCAAAACGGGGCACACTCGGCACATTGGCCTCTTTCTATGCCGAAACAGCAGCCAGAGGCGAAATCACCGTTCTTGTCGGACCTTTCGATGATACTGACCAAGCAATCGACACTCTCGACAAGCAACTCGAAACGGCGCTGGCCAGTCAATCAGTCAAGGACGCGGCCGCACTTGTCGCAAAAGCAAACGGATTGCCGAAAAAGACCGTTTACGCCCGTGCGCTCGAACTGATGGCCCTGCAACACAAGGGTGGGAATTAA